GTAGCCGTCACTTATAAGGCTTACACGTCCCTCTCCCCTTCGCAAGGTACGTTCGACAGCCCGCTCACTAGGACCGTACTGAGAATCATCTAGGCCTCAGCAAGGCATCCACATTCGCCCTCTACTGGCTGGTGTCTTTCGTATCCCTGGTAGCGTTTGTCTGCCTCGCGAAATTCCTATCGGGGGCTTCTGAATGCGAAGGCTCTCTCTGTATTGTCACGAAGATATCCACAGTTGTGATATTCTTTAGCTATGCTGTATGGGCAGCTGCTACTACACTAGTCGGTATCGAGATATCGAAAGATCACGGGAAAGCCAAAACTGCCGtgcaggagaagctgaaggctCTGTCTGATGAGTAACTCACTTATGGTATGATCAAACATACATGACCAAATCTTGGTATCTCATGATCGTGGGATATGTTGGATGTTTTAGCTGACTCTTATTGACAACAAGTGAGGGAGATCATGTACACTTCATTGGTTACATTCGGACTGTCTGGCCATTTATGTAGCAATAGCCTAAGTTCATAGTACAGTAAATCAGGACTCACAATTTCCTCCACCAGAAGTGTTAGCCAAAACTTTGATATAAAGTTGCTCATGTGGACCTCTTGAAAGGTTGACGTCTTGCGTCAAACTGCAACTTGGTGATTAGCTATACTTTTGTACGgtgaaagatgaagaagatccggCTTACTTTGACATTCTCTGTCTGGTCCAGCACCACAGCTCGCTCTCCAAAGCCAATCCACGTAGCTGGCAGATCAAGAGACTCGATCTTTTCTTCGAAGTCTATTTGGGCTTTGCGGATGACCCCCATTGATTCTTTCCCCCGCAATGTAATTGTGAAAACAAATTGAAAGCGCACTGGAGGCTCTCCTCCAAAGTAAGCACCCAGATTGAAATCAGTATCATCAGGGGTGTTCACAACCATCGCCAGCACTTCCTGTGACGCATAGCAATTAATACATGATACAAGCTCCGAGATTATGGTCCCCGACGGTGTCTGCTGATTCCGTAGTGCAACAAAATACATAGCGACAAAGGCATTCCCATCCAGCTGGTGTGTTTGGGAGGCAGAGGCACCGGTAATGGATAAAGGAATCGTATCCTCTCTCATAAACATGGGAAGAACCGCGCTGAAGTCTGAGAAGTTTGCGCCATCAGGTCCCACTTTCTGGGCTACCCACTCCGACTGGAAGACGTGCTTGAGGTGTTCCGGTGAGTCGAAATACAGCTCCGTTACACCATCACTAAATGCCCACGGTGGGTGGACATTTGGAACCTTCTGTGTTGGATCCGCATGATATGCTGTATCGAAGAAATGCGTTTGGAAGTATTTGCTGGGTCATATTCAGCGGCGGCAACAATGAGAAGAGCAGACTTTCCTACCTAGGTGTCTCGGCTGGAGTCGACCCAGTGCTAATTGCACCATGCTTCTGATAGTGATAATCACGGTATTCCTCCTTTGTCAGACCGGCCTTTCGGCGCAGCGCAACCAGTTGTTTCACGGGGGGCATGGCTTTCGTCGATTGCACGTGTCACAGTATGTCCCACAGCACTTGATATGTAAGGGGAACTCAAGCAACAGAGGTGTGACGCGTCAGGGGGAATGGTGTCAACTTTAAATAGAGTTACTCTTCACGATGCAAGCTATTCATCTATTATGCTTGTCCTCCCCCCGTCGGCCCCGTCGGCTCCATCAACGGGACGGATTTGTCCCTCTCAACCCCGCTCGTCGGAACGGGTTTGTAGAACACCCCCACCGGACTGGATCTTGGTATCAAAAGTCGGGTCGGAACCCCCACATTGCTGATcttggtgctgttgttgccgTTGGGCAAGCTTCTGCGGAGGTGGGGATGAATGTCCGTGGTGTTTGTAGTACTCTGCAGTCTTCTCGCCATACCTAGTCAGTAACACTCTATAAAACACATGAAAGTGTGCCTGTCATTGTGATGTGGGGACCATATCGCAAAAGTGACACTAGTTTGTTAAACCTCCACGCCATGTTGCTCCTACAAGCTGGGATACCTGCCGATCATGTTTCTGGATAGAAAAGGGCGCTTACAGTTGCCAATGAATTCCGGAATATTCCCTAGAAGAAGTCCGAACTGATGAAAGCgtgtcttttttttcatccTAGTCTAAAATAGCGTGTGGGAGTATAGGTCCGTTGTTCGTTGTTGAGCTGAAAATATCCAGATGGCTGGTTTTCaatcaagaaatatataattcGCCCTCACTCGGTAGTTGTCAGTCTTGCTAACGAAAATGATTCTCTTGTAACTTAAACAGACGCTCGAATACCCCGAAACTCGCTTGAGAATTATTCTTGTGTTAAATCCATAGAAAGTTGTGCGTCTTCATTGCCTTTAGAAGTAGCTTTTCTAGAGTGTCACCGCGTTTGTGTTCTCGGGAGGATCAGATTTCGACTAGGCGGCAGATAACACCAACCTGATTTGGCTAGTACCTCATCTTGTTGTAAGCAAAATCCCTCTCTGGATGCCATATTAAGCCTAGCGTATAATGCTAAGGTCGACTTTTTAGCAAAAGACGTTTTGAATTGACAAGTGCTGGGTTGAACCTCtcaactacggagtagattATGTAGTCGAGTAGCGCTTGAAATGCCAAGACACATAATCTCCTAGCGCGAAAAGCGCTTCTAAGCGACCGTGTGTGTTGTCAAAATCCCCTTAACCTTCGTGAAATGTCATAAATTCATTAGGATCCTGACATATCGAAAACTAGCCCCAAAATTATACCAAGATGGACCTTGGTCCTACTATGGATGAATGAGCTCAACTTCAATCCTTGATGCAATCAGCTAACTGCTGGCAATCAACCTCGGCACTAAAGTTCGCAAAACGGCCACTTCTGAGTCGCTGACTGAATCCCAGAAGCGCCACGCGAGATACGATTGCAACAGCTGCCATGATGCTTGTAGAAAGGTTCAAACCCAGCCCGGTATATATCCGATCGGCAAACAAAGCGTATAACGGAACGCAATAGCCGCAGCAAGGCGACCAC
This window of the Aspergillus oryzae RIB40 DNA, chromosome 8 genome carries:
- a CDS encoding uncharacterized protein (predicted protein), with the translated sequence MFMREDTIPLSITGASASQTHQLDGNAFVAMYFVALRNQQTPSGTIISELVSCINCYASQEVLAMVVNTPDDTDFNLGAYFGGEPPVRFQFVFTITLRGKESMGVIRKAQIDFEEKIESLDLPATWIGFGERAVVLDQTENVKFDARRQPFKRST
- a CDS encoding uncharacterized protein (predicted protein); protein product: MQAIHLLCLSSPRRPRRLHQRDGFVPLNPARRNGFVEHPHRTGSWYQKSGRNPHIADLGAVVAVGQASAEVGMNVRGVCSTLQSSRHTYLLNLHAMLLLQAGIPADHVSG